A genome region from Variovorax paradoxus includes the following:
- a CDS encoding homoserine kinase produces MAVFTEVGFGEADALVQRLGLGPLRELRGIEGGIENTNYFATTESGEFVLTLFERLSAEQLPYYLCLMKHLSAAGLPVPAPVSAPAATDTPRKGQPASPAADSGCDLLHMVAGKPAAVVQKLSGRSELAPGPAHCAELGAMLARMHVAGRDYPRIQPNLRGLPWWNETVPVVLPYIEESQASLLRAELAYQNHVAETSAYAALPRGPVHADMFRDNVMFATGGDADAPPRLTGVFDFYFAGTDTWLFDLAVCLNDWAIDLPTGRHDAERADALLSAYESVRALNASERALLPAMLRAAALRFWISRLWDFHLPREASMLKPHDPAHFERVLRGRATHPHAMAQTLEPALAA; encoded by the coding sequence ATGGCAGTCTTTACCGAAGTCGGTTTCGGCGAGGCGGACGCGCTCGTCCAACGCCTCGGCCTGGGTCCGTTGCGCGAACTGCGCGGCATCGAGGGCGGCATCGAGAACACCAACTACTTCGCCACCACCGAATCGGGCGAATTCGTGCTGACGCTCTTCGAACGCCTGAGCGCCGAACAGCTGCCTTACTACCTTTGCCTGATGAAGCACCTGTCGGCCGCCGGCCTGCCGGTGCCGGCACCGGTCTCTGCTCCCGCCGCAACCGACACGCCGAGGAAGGGCCAGCCCGCCTCGCCGGCGGCCGATAGCGGCTGCGACCTGCTGCACATGGTGGCAGGCAAGCCCGCCGCGGTGGTGCAGAAACTCTCGGGCCGCAGCGAACTGGCACCCGGCCCCGCACATTGCGCCGAACTGGGTGCGATGCTGGCGCGCATGCACGTTGCCGGGCGCGACTACCCGCGCATCCAGCCCAACCTGCGCGGCCTGCCCTGGTGGAACGAGACGGTGCCCGTGGTGCTGCCCTACATCGAGGAATCGCAGGCCAGCCTGCTGCGCGCCGAGCTTGCCTACCAGAACCATGTTGCCGAAACGTCGGCCTACGCTGCGCTGCCTCGCGGGCCGGTGCATGCCGACATGTTCCGCGACAACGTGATGTTCGCGACCGGCGGCGATGCCGATGCACCGCCGCGCCTGACCGGCGTGTTCGACTTCTACTTCGCCGGCACCGACACCTGGCTGTTCGATCTGGCCGTGTGCCTGAACGACTGGGCGATCGACCTGCCCACCGGCCGGCACGACGCCGAGCGCGCCGACGCGCTGCTCTCGGCCTACGAGAGCGTTCGCGCCCTGAACGCCTCCGAACGCGCCCTGCTGCCCGCGATGCTGCGCGCCGCCGCGCTGCGTTTCTGGATTTCCCGCCTCTGGGACTTCCACCTGCCACGCGAGGCGAGCATGCTCAAGCCGCACGACCCCGCGCATTTCGAGCGCGTGCTGCGCGGCCGCGCCACCCACCCGCATGCCATGGCGCAGACCCTCGAGCCTGCCTTGGCTGCCTGA
- a CDS encoding BPSS1780 family membrane protein, producing the protein MKLNLVPARTGAEWVRLGLKTFLRQPLAFISLFFLLMAVISTVSVVPILGSLLAPGLVPFMTLGLMVATSVAYTDNAEGIGRAGDARRPTGSAMFVAVFAAMRTEWRSLVVLGVISAVFFVLAVLVTTLVDGGQLARAYLLDDPLTPEIVASSDFQVARMLLMCLNLPLSLAMWHAPALVHWHRVEPVKSIFFSIVALFRNFGAYSLFGIAWFGVFLLAGIAMGLLATLLVGVGALGSGGAALAVGNIMIVGTALVLAAMSLSSTWFTFRDTFDAN; encoded by the coding sequence ATGAAACTCAACCTCGTGCCGGCGCGAACCGGCGCCGAATGGGTCCGCCTCGGACTCAAGACCTTCTTGCGGCAGCCGCTGGCCTTCATCTCGCTGTTCTTCCTGCTGATGGCGGTGATCTCGACGGTGTCGGTCGTGCCCATCCTGGGCAGCCTGCTGGCGCCCGGGCTGGTGCCTTTCATGACCTTGGGCCTGATGGTGGCCACCTCGGTCGCCTACACCGACAACGCGGAAGGCATCGGGCGCGCCGGCGATGCGCGCCGCCCCACGGGCTCGGCGATGTTCGTGGCGGTGTTCGCCGCCATGCGCACCGAATGGCGCTCGCTGGTGGTGCTGGGCGTGATCTCGGCGGTGTTCTTCGTGCTGGCCGTGCTGGTAACCACGCTGGTCGACGGCGGCCAACTGGCCCGCGCCTACCTGCTCGACGATCCGCTCACGCCCGAGATCGTGGCCAGCAGCGACTTCCAGGTCGCGCGCATGCTGCTGATGTGCCTCAACCTGCCGCTGTCGCTGGCCATGTGGCATGCGCCGGCGCTGGTGCACTGGCACCGCGTGGAGCCGGTGAAGAGCATCTTCTTCAGCATCGTCGCGCTGTTCCGCAACTTCGGTGCCTATTCGCTGTTCGGCATCGCATGGTTCGGCGTGTTCCTGCTGGCGGGCATTGCCATGGGCCTGCTGGCCACGCTGCTGGTCGGCGTGGGCGCGCTGGGCTCGGGCGGCGCCGCGCTGGCGGTGGGCAACATCATGATCGTCGGCACCGCGCTGGTGCTGGCGGCGATGTCGCTGAGCTCGACCTGGTTCACCTTCCGCGACACCTTCGACGCGAACTGA